A stretch of the Parabacteroides timonensis genome encodes the following:
- a CDS encoding ABC transporter permease: MLKHYVKVTLRLIKRSFLFSSINMLGFVLGMTAAFLIYLWIVDELTFENFHKNGDSIYRVVAVNREDGGLVKESAYTVAPLSKAFREDFPQVENATFVLNFGTLNLHSGANLIEAKYTYIDTTFFDVFSFPILSGDPNLLKKDPQQIVLAKSAAEKLFGQSTAVGKEVTCQFLGQLNRYKVAAVLDVPRKSHIQFEVLLSEQAYFEPMTWDYVEGTNVYIQLRKGSVLSDTDRQAMSHAWQNRQENGLVLEFQPLKDIHLYTWFKDPEVSNYGSISQIWLFTALALLIIFMGAFNFTTLSTARASLRYKEIGVRKVTGAKRKMLIVQFLSESLVQAFLSLILALALTELLLPFFNQFVGKDIVLQFNWQTLLFILFGIIGVGSLAGAFPAFYMSSFNPLLAFKGGKATGKKGTLIKGLVCIQFIIAITMLFSTSVVFKQLHYLQNADLGLDKEDMVVVNCGEFELMSYFGGLGIDDYRQEVMKNPNVRNVAGGVELSNYLRGHKTEETVFSWQGESGRVDSLKLVGVVGDGNLMETLGLVLLKGEVFGADKNAYMEGAYRKESPVVINETAWKMMNVKDPVGLVVQNNGWFGETSRIVGVVKDFHFQPLREKVKPAYLYYARQLLNTLYIKIAPENKTETLKFLKDKYEEMRPDNVFSYRFFSDALNRNYAHERQQGQMFLIFTVLAIVVAMMGVLGLVALATAQRTKEIGIRKVNGAHSDRIVRMFCREYMLWVGIAFLVACPLGYLLMVRWLSNFAYQTNISWWLFPAAGLVILLITVLTVILQTWRAASRNPVESLRYE; the protein is encoded by the coding sequence ATGTTGAAGCATTATGTAAAAGTAACCCTTCGCTTGATAAAGAGAAGTTTCCTGTTCTCGTCCATCAATATGCTGGGTTTTGTACTGGGGATGACGGCCGCTTTCCTGATTTACCTCTGGATCGTGGATGAACTGACTTTCGAGAATTTCCATAAGAACGGTGATTCCATCTACCGTGTGGTCGCCGTAAACCGGGAAGACGGAGGACTGGTCAAAGAATCGGCTTATACGGTAGCACCCTTAAGCAAAGCATTCCGCGAAGATTTCCCGCAAGTGGAGAATGCAACCTTTGTGCTTAATTTCGGTACGTTGAACCTGCATTCGGGAGCTAACCTGATCGAAGCCAAATATACATATATAGATACTACTTTCTTTGATGTATTCAGTTTCCCGATCCTGTCCGGCGATCCGAACCTGTTGAAGAAAGACCCGCAACAAATCGTATTGGCCAAGTCTGCGGCAGAAAAGCTGTTCGGACAATCAACGGCTGTCGGGAAAGAGGTAACCTGTCAATTCTTGGGACAACTCAACCGTTATAAAGTGGCTGCGGTGTTGGATGTACCTCGTAAAAGTCATATTCAGTTTGAAGTGTTACTGAGTGAACAGGCTTATTTCGAGCCGATGACCTGGGATTATGTGGAAGGGACGAATGTATATATCCAATTGCGAAAAGGTTCCGTTCTATCGGATACCGACCGGCAAGCTATGAGCCATGCCTGGCAGAACAGACAGGAAAATGGCCTGGTGTTGGAGTTCCAACCGTTGAAAGATATTCATTTGTATACCTGGTTTAAAGACCCGGAAGTCAGCAACTATGGGAGTATATCGCAGATATGGTTGTTCACGGCATTAGCTTTATTAATTATCTTCATGGGAGCTTTCAATTTCACCACTTTGTCGACGGCGCGTGCTTCGTTGCGTTACAAAGAGATCGGTGTCCGGAAGGTGACAGGGGCGAAACGTAAAATGCTGATTGTGCAGTTCCTGTCGGAAAGTCTGGTGCAGGCTTTTCTTTCGCTGATCCTGGCGTTGGCACTGACGGAGTTGTTACTGCCTTTCTTCAACCAGTTTGTCGGGAAAGATATTGTTTTGCAGTTTAACTGGCAGACTTTGTTGTTTATCCTCTTCGGGATTATTGGAGTCGGCAGCCTGGCAGGAGCTTTTCCGGCCTTTTATATGTCGTCGTTCAATCCGTTGCTAGCTTTCAAAGGTGGAAAGGCTACCGGCAAGAAAGGCACATTGATAAAAGGATTGGTTTGCATACAGTTTATCATAGCCATAACAATGCTTTTCTCTACCTCTGTTGTATTCAAACAACTTCATTACCTGCAAAATGCGGATCTGGGGTTGGATAAAGAAGATATGGTAGTCGTTAACTGCGGGGAGTTCGAATTGATGTCTTATTTTGGTGGTCTCGGGATAGACGATTACAGGCAGGAAGTGATGAAGAATCCGAATGTCAGGAATGTGGCAGGCGGTGTGGAACTGTCAAATTATCTCCGTGGACACAAAACGGAAGAAACAGTGTTCAGTTGGCAGGGTGAAAGCGGTCGGGTGGATTCGTTGAAACTGGTCGGTGTAGTGGGCGATGGTAACTTAATGGAGACTTTAGGCCTTGTATTGCTCAAAGGTGAGGTGTTCGGAGCCGATAAGAATGCTTATATGGAAGGCGCATATCGTAAGGAATCACCTGTCGTGATCAACGAAACGGCCTGGAAGATGATGAATGTGAAAGATCCCGTCGGCCTGGTTGTTCAGAATAACGGATGGTTCGGTGAGACGTCGAGGATCGTCGGTGTAGTAAAAGATTTCCATTTCCAGCCGTTACGGGAGAAGGTGAAACCGGCCTACCTGTATTATGCCCGTCAACTATTGAATACATTGTATATCAAGATTGCTCCGGAGAATAAGACGGAAACATTGAAATTCCTGAAAGACAAATATGAAGAAATGCGCCCCGACAATGTATTCTCTTACCGTTTCTTCTCAGATGCCCTGAACCGGAACTATGCGCATGAACGACAACAGGGACAGATGTTCCTGATATTTACGGTACTGGCTATTGTTGTCGCCATGATGGGTGTATTGGGATTGGTTGCCCTTGCCACTGCGCAACGGACGAAAGAAATCGGCATCCGTAAGGTGAACGGGGCACATTCCGACCGGATCGTGCGGATGTTCTGCCGGGAATATATGCTTTGGGTCGGGATTGCCTTCCTGGTAGCCTGTCCGCTCGGTTATCTCCTGATGGTTCGTTGGCTGAGTAACTTTGCTTATCAGACAAACATTAGCTGGTGGCTCTTCCCGGCAGCGGGCCTGGTCATTTTGCTGATCACTGTCCTGACAGTGATACTGCAAACCTGGCGTGCCGCTTCCCGGAATCCGGTGGAATCATTGAGGTATGAATAA
- a CDS encoding ABC transporter ATP-binding protein, producing MIKAVKLTKVFRTESVETTALNGINLEINQGEFLAIMGPSGCGKSTLLNLLGLLDNPTSGELWFMGEEVSRYTENNRTDLRNGNLGFVFQSFNLIDELTVFENVELPLLYAGVSTKERVTRVNAALDRMQIAHRSEHYPQQLSGGQQQRVAIARAIVTNPKVILADEPTGNLDSVNGNEVMNLLLELNKEGSTVVMVTHSEENARMAGRLIRMMDGNILTESHK from the coding sequence ATGATAAAAGCAGTAAAATTAACGAAAGTATTTCGTACGGAAAGTGTTGAGACGACAGCCCTTAACGGCATCAACCTGGAAATAAACCAAGGGGAGTTCCTGGCTATTATGGGCCCTTCCGGTTGTGGTAAATCTACCTTACTGAATCTGTTGGGCTTATTGGATAACCCGACTTCCGGCGAATTATGGTTTATGGGAGAGGAAGTTTCCCGCTATACGGAGAACAACCGTACCGACCTGCGGAATGGTAACCTGGGATTTGTCTTCCAAAGCTTCAACCTGATAGACGAACTGACCGTGTTTGAAAATGTAGAACTTCCCCTATTGTATGCCGGAGTTTCGACAAAAGAACGGGTAACGCGGGTAAACGCTGCACTCGACCGGATGCAGATAGCCCATCGCTCGGAACATTATCCGCAGCAACTCTCCGGCGGTCAGCAGCAACGTGTAGCTATTGCCCGTGCCATTGTTACAAATCCCAAGGTCATCCTTGCAGACGAACCGACCGGAAACCTGGACTCTGTAAACGGTAATGAGGTGATGAATCTGCTTCTCGAATTGAACAAGGAAGGTTCAACCGTTGTCATGGTAACCCACTCGGAAGAAAACGCCCGGATGGCAGGACGGCTGATCCGTATGATGGACGGAAATATCCTGACGGAAAGCCATAAATAA
- the hpt gene encoding hypoxanthine phosphoribosyltransferase: MNKIRLKDKEFELFIPEKEIKEAIAKMAEQIKADVGDSNPLFVGVLNGAFMFTAELMRQMDMHYEITFARYSSYRGLNTTGVVREIMPVQADVKGRTLILLEDIIDTGYTMQFVMDKLRNDGAADVKLATMLFKPDSLKCDLKPDYVGLQIPSDFIVGYGLDYDEMGRAYRDIYKVIG, translated from the coding sequence ATGAATAAGATCCGATTAAAAGATAAAGAATTCGAACTGTTTATCCCGGAGAAGGAGATCAAAGAGGCCATTGCGAAGATGGCTGAACAGATTAAAGCAGATGTGGGGGATAGCAATCCTCTGTTTGTAGGCGTATTGAACGGAGCGTTTATGTTTACCGCCGAACTGATGAGGCAGATGGATATGCACTATGAAATTACATTTGCCCGTTATTCTTCTTATCGGGGACTCAATACCACCGGAGTTGTTCGCGAGATCATGCCGGTGCAGGCCGATGTGAAGGGACGTACCCTGATCCTCCTGGAAGATATTATCGATACCGGCTATACTATGCAGTTTGTGATGGATAAGTTACGGAATGACGGCGCTGCCGATGTAAAGCTGGCAACCATGTTGTTTAAACCGGATTCCCTGAAATGTGATTTGAAGCCCGACTATGTCGGCCTGCAGATCCCCAGTGATTTTATCGTAGGTTACGGCCTTGATTACGACGAGATGGGACGTGCTTACCGGGATATATATAAAGTGATAGGTTAA
- a CDS encoding adenylate kinase produces MLNVVIFGAPGSGKGTQSELIIKEYGLDHISTGDVLRAEMKGETELGKIAKDYIEKGQLVPDELIVDMLAKVLDSKVGSKGVIFDGFPRTIPQAKALKEMLNKRGTDVSVMLNLQVEEEELINRLLERGKVSGRSDDNLETIKSRLDVYHNQTAPLADYYVGEGKHVGIHGMGTVEEIFGRIKEAVNKVK; encoded by the coding sequence ATGTTGAACGTTGTTATTTTTGGAGCTCCGGGTTCAGGAAAAGGAACACAGAGCGAGTTGATTATTAAAGAATATGGTTTGGATCACATTTCAACAGGTGATGTATTACGTGCCGAAATGAAAGGTGAAACCGAACTTGGTAAGATCGCAAAAGATTATATCGAAAAAGGTCAGCTTGTACCGGATGAACTGATCGTCGATATGCTGGCAAAAGTATTAGACAGCAAAGTTGGTTCTAAGGGTGTTATCTTCGATGGTTTCCCCCGTACTATTCCGCAGGCAAAAGCATTGAAAGAAATGTTGAACAAACGTGGTACTGATGTCTCTGTGATGTTGAACCTGCAGGTAGAAGAAGAAGAACTGATCAACCGTCTGTTGGAACGCGGTAAAGTATCCGGACGTTCTGACGACAACCTGGAGACAATTAAGTCCAGACTGGATGTATACCACAATCAGACAGCTCCTTTGGCTGACTATTATGTAGGCGAAGGCAAGCACGTGGGTATTCACGGTATGGGTACAGTCGAAGAAATCTTCGGACGTATTAAAGAAGCAGTAAATAAAGTAAAATAA
- the obgE gene encoding GTPase ObgE — MAESNFVDYVKIYCRSGKGGRGSSHFRREKYIPKGGPDGGDGGRGGHVYLRGNRNYWTLLHLKFERHIMATSGEGGGAKRSFGKDGEDRVIEVPCGTVVYDAETGEYICDVTEDGQEVMLLKGGRGGQGNWHFKTSTNQAPRYAQPGEPAQERKVILQLKLLADVGLVGFPNAGKSTLLSVVSAAKPKIANYPFTTLEPNLGIVSYRDHRSFVMADIPGIIEGASEGKGLGLRFLRHIERNSLLLFMIPADSDDIKKEYEILHNELVKYNPELLTKSRVLAITKSDMLDDELMEALEQELPEGVPHVFISSITQQGITELKDLLWKELNKETFHEVERIVHKDIDVSSIQFDDDDDDYVFPVEEDDPDEEYEEYEWDDDDEETEK; from the coding sequence ATGGCTGAATCAAACTTTGTAGATTACGTAAAGATCTATTGCCGCTCGGGGAAGGGCGGAAGAGGGTCTTCTCACTTTCGTCGTGAGAAATATATTCCGAAAGGAGGCCCCGACGGAGGCGACGGAGGGCGAGGAGGCCATGTGTATCTTCGCGGTAACCGGAATTACTGGACACTCCTCCACTTGAAGTTCGAACGTCATATTATGGCGACAAGCGGTGAAGGCGGTGGTGCCAAACGTAGTTTTGGTAAAGACGGTGAAGACCGTGTGATTGAAGTGCCTTGCGGAACCGTTGTATATGATGCCGAAACAGGTGAATACATCTGTGACGTAACAGAAGACGGTCAGGAAGTCATGCTATTGAAAGGCGGACGTGGCGGACAGGGTAACTGGCATTTCAAAACATCAACTAATCAGGCTCCCCGTTATGCTCAACCGGGCGAACCGGCTCAGGAACGTAAAGTGATCCTGCAATTGAAGTTGCTTGCCGACGTTGGTCTGGTAGGTTTCCCGAATGCAGGAAAGTCGACTTTGTTGTCTGTCGTATCGGCAGCCAAACCGAAAATCGCAAACTATCCGTTTACGACACTCGAACCGAACCTGGGTATCGTTAGTTATCGTGACCACCGCTCGTTTGTGATGGCCGATATTCCCGGTATTATCGAAGGGGCCAGTGAAGGCAAAGGACTCGGACTTCGCTTCCTTCGTCATATCGAACGTAACTCGTTACTTCTCTTTATGATCCCGGCAGACTCTGACGATATAAAGAAAGAGTATGAGATCCTTCATAACGAACTGGTTAAATACAATCCGGAATTGCTGACTAAAAGCCGTGTGTTAGCTATTACCAAAAGTGATATGTTGGACGATGAGCTGATGGAAGCACTGGAACAGGAATTACCGGAAGGTGTTCCGCATGTGTTTATCTCTTCGATCACCCAACAGGGTATTACCGAATTGAAAGACTTACTCTGGAAGGAGCTGAACAAAGAAACCTTCCATGAAGTCGAACGTATCGTTCATAAAGATATCGATGTAAGTTCGATACAGTTTGACGATGACGACGATGATTACGTCTTTCCTGTTGAAGAGGATGACCCGGACGAAGAATATGAAGAATACGAATGGGATGATGACGATGAAGAAACTGAAAAGTAA
- the pgeF gene encoding peptidoglycan editing factor PgeF, with protein MKNTNGMMTMKKLKSNKVEMLQFSGLSGECNISHFITTRHGGVSEGNYALMNPGEYSGDNPDSVRMNRQLLSDAIGISPERIFAPYQVHEAEIGCINADFLSLTAVRQKEEMNGKDALVTDMPGICIAVSTADCVPVLVYAPDKNVVAAIHAGWRGTVKQIVAKTIGYMVAHYGCEPSCMLAGIAPSICKDSFEVGDEVVAAFQATGVDMNRIMERNIQTGKAHIDLWEANRIQLLQSGLRSEHIEISGICTFQHHNDFFSARRLGVKSGRILSGIMIKD; from the coding sequence ATGAAGAATACGAATGGGATGATGACGATGAAGAAACTGAAAAGTAATAAAGTTGAAATGTTGCAATTCTCCGGATTAAGCGGAGAATGCAACATTTCTCATTTTATAACGACCCGTCATGGTGGAGTGAGCGAGGGTAACTATGCCTTGATGAATCCGGGTGAGTATAGTGGCGACAATCCTGATTCCGTCCGGATGAACCGGCAACTTCTCTCGGATGCAATCGGAATTTCTCCCGAAAGGATTTTTGCTCCTTACCAGGTACATGAAGCGGAGATCGGTTGCATTAATGCCGATTTTCTTTCGTTGACTGCCGTTCGGCAGAAAGAAGAAATGAACGGGAAAGATGCTCTGGTCACAGATATGCCCGGAATATGTATCGCTGTTTCAACGGCCGATTGTGTACCTGTCCTGGTGTATGCTCCTGACAAGAATGTGGTAGCTGCTATTCATGCCGGGTGGCGTGGTACTGTGAAGCAGATCGTGGCAAAGACGATCGGATATATGGTTGCTCATTACGGTTGTGAACCGTCATGTATGTTGGCCGGTATTGCCCCGTCGATTTGTAAGGATTCTTTTGAGGTAGGAGATGAGGTGGTGGCAGCGTTCCAGGCAACCGGAGTCGATATGAACCGTATTATGGAACGGAATATTCAGACTGGTAAGGCACATATCGATCTTTGGGAAGCAAACCGTATTCAGTTACTTCAATCTGGTTTACGGTCGGAACATATAGAAATATCCGGAATCTGCACATTCCAGCACCACAATGACTTTTTCTCAGCCCGCCGGTTGGGTGTCAAAAGCGGACGTATTCTGTCCGGAATAATGATTAAAGACTAA
- a CDS encoding B3/B4 domain-containing protein, protein MIHVSISEEIIKACPDLHVAVVACDVKNTISDEQLWKEIAEVENKIRTSGKLEDINKFPPIQATRQAYKRLGKDPNRYRPSAEALRRRIFRDLPLYKIDTLVDIINLLSIQSGYSIGGFDATKIDGDLVLGVGKEGEIYHGIGRGELNIAGLPVYRDNQGGVGTPTSDEERTKIDMDTRKLLMIINGYSGKEGLQEAVAYGVSLLTRYVSTTNLEIELITPESRVKLLL, encoded by the coding sequence ATGATACACGTTTCCATCTCAGAAGAAATAATAAAAGCCTGCCCGGATCTACATGTGGCAGTTGTGGCATGCGACGTAAAAAATACAATATCTGACGAACAGTTATGGAAGGAGATAGCTGAAGTGGAGAATAAGATACGTACGTCCGGAAAGCTGGAGGATATAAATAAATTTCCTCCCATACAAGCTACCCGGCAAGCTTATAAGCGTCTGGGGAAAGATCCGAACCGTTACCGTCCTTCCGCAGAGGCACTCCGTAGGCGGATATTCCGGGACCTGCCTTTATATAAGATCGATACATTGGTCGATATAATCAATCTGCTGTCTATCCAAAGCGGTTACTCTATCGGGGGATTTGATGCGACAAAGATAGACGGCGACCTGGTGTTGGGCGTAGGCAAAGAAGGAGAGATTTACCACGGGATAGGTCGCGGCGAACTGAATATTGCCGGGCTTCCTGTCTACCGCGATAACCAGGGAGGCGTTGGAACGCCGACCAGCGACGAAGAACGAACCAAGATCGACATGGATACAAGGAAGCTGTTAATGATTATAAACGGCTACTCGGGAAAGGAAGGTTTACAAGAGGCTGTTGCTTATGGGGTATCTCTTTTAACCCGATATGTATCAACAACTAATTTGGAAATAGAGTTAATTACACCTGAAAGTAGAGTTAAATTATTGTTATAA
- a CDS encoding winged helix-turn-helix domain-containing protein — protein MIELIGTNAGLVWTVLNEGGKMSVKAVKKATKIKAEKDMYAAFGWLAKEGKLAFEEIEGELFVALI, from the coding sequence ATGATCGAATTGATTGGAACAAACGCCGGCCTCGTTTGGACAGTATTGAACGAAGGCGGAAAAATGAGTGTTAAGGCAGTAAAGAAAGCAACTAAGATCAAAGCAGAAAAAGACATGTATGCTGCGTTTGGTTGGTTAGCTAAAGAAGGCAAACTTGCTTTCGAAGAGATTGAAGGTGAATTATTTGTTGCGCTGATCTAA
- a CDS encoding cell division protein ZapA → MDDKFLIHLEIAEKSYGLWIDRKDEKLARDAAKQIRNKINQYRQNFAQSDVDVKDLLAMVAFQLSMNNLQLEDKNDTSPITDKIQELTGELEQYLKDK, encoded by the coding sequence ATGGACGATAAATTTCTTATACATTTAGAAATAGCCGAAAAGAGTTACGGCCTTTGGATCGATCGAAAGGATGAAAAACTTGCGCGGGATGCCGCCAAGCAGATTCGTAATAAGATCAACCAGTATCGGCAAAATTTTGCTCAATCCGATGTGGATGTAAAAGATTTGTTAGCCATGGTAGCTTTTCAGTTGTCTATGAATAATTTGCAATTGGAAGATAAAAATGATACAAGTCCTATTACAGATAAGATACAGGAACTCACGGGTGAGTTGGAACAGTATTTGAAGGATAAGTAA
- the rny gene encoding ribonuclease Y — MAVYIIISSVVALLIGGLLTWLSMRFLLKSRYDSVLKEAEKEAEVIKKNKLLEVKEKFLHLKADLEKQVSARNAKIQSVEGKLKQRELTLNQRQEDLQRKNCEVDAVKENLAAQLELVDKKKLDLEKLHQREIEQLEALSGLSADEAKERLIESLKDEAKSEATSFINEIMEEAKMTANKEAKKIVIQSIQRVATETAIENSITVFHIDSDEIKGRIIGREGRNIRALEAATGIEIVVDDTPEAIVLSGFDPVRREIARLALHQLVQDGRIHPARIEEVVTKVKKQVEDEVVETGKRTVIDLGVHGLHPELIRMIGKMKYRSSYGQNLLQHARETANLCAVMASELGLNPKKAKRAGLLHDIGKVPDDEPELPHAILGMKLCEKYKEKPDICNAVGAHHDEVEMQTLLAPIVQVCDAISGARPGARREIVEAYIKRLNDLEQLALSYPGVVKTYAIQAGRELRVIVGADKIDDKDTENLSNEIAKKIQDEMTYPGQVKITVIRETRAVSYAK, encoded by the coding sequence ATGGCAGTGTATATAATCATATCATCAGTTGTAGCTCTCCTGATAGGAGGGTTGTTGACATGGTTGAGCATGCGTTTTCTTCTGAAGTCGAGATACGATTCCGTATTGAAGGAAGCTGAGAAGGAAGCGGAAGTGATCAAGAAAAATAAGTTGTTGGAAGTAAAGGAAAAGTTTCTGCACCTGAAAGCGGATCTGGAAAAACAAGTGTCGGCAAGGAATGCCAAGATCCAGTCGGTTGAAGGAAAGCTGAAACAACGTGAATTAACACTTAATCAGCGTCAGGAAGATTTGCAGCGTAAAAACTGTGAGGTAGACGCTGTAAAAGAAAACCTGGCAGCTCAGTTAGAACTGGTAGATAAGAAGAAACTTGATCTGGAAAAACTTCACCAGCGGGAAATCGAACAACTGGAAGCCCTTTCCGGACTTTCTGCTGACGAAGCTAAAGAACGATTGATCGAGTCGTTGAAAGATGAAGCTAAATCGGAAGCAACTTCTTTTATCAATGAAATAATGGAAGAAGCCAAGATGACTGCAAATAAGGAAGCGAAAAAGATCGTTATCCAGTCTATCCAGCGTGTAGCGACTGAAACGGCTATTGAAAATTCTATTACTGTATTCCATATCGATTCGGATGAGATCAAGGGACGTATTATTGGTCGTGAAGGTCGTAATATCCGTGCTTTGGAAGCAGCAACAGGTATTGAGATCGTTGTGGACGATACTCCTGAAGCAATCGTTCTTTCCGGATTTGACCCTGTTCGCCGTGAGATAGCCCGTCTGGCATTACATCAGTTGGTTCAGGACGGACGTATCCATCCGGCCCGTATCGAAGAAGTGGTTACAAAAGTAAAGAAACAGGTGGAAGACGAAGTGGTTGAAACCGGTAAGCGTACCGTGATTGACTTGGGTGTACATGGTTTGCATCCTGAATTGATCCGTATGATCGGTAAAATGAAATACCGTTCTTCCTATGGTCAGAACTTGTTGCAGCATGCCCGTGAAACGGCTAATCTTTGTGCTGTGATGGCTTCTGAGCTTGGACTGAACCCGAAAAAAGCAAAACGCGCAGGTTTGTTACACGATATAGGTAAAGTGCCTGATGATGAACCGGAATTGCCACACGCTATTCTGGGTATGAAACTTTGTGAAAAATACAAAGAAAAACCGGATATCTGCAATGCAGTGGGTGCTCACCATGATGAGGTTGAAATGCAGACACTGTTGGCTCCGATCGTTCAGGTTTGTGATGCTATCTCTGGTGCTCGTCCGGGTGCTCGTCGTGAGATTGTAGAAGCTTATATCAAGCGTTTGAATGATCTTGAACAGTTGGCTCTTTCTTATCCGGGTGTTGTTAAGACTTATGCTATCCAAGCTGGTCGCGAACTTCGCGTAATTGTAGGAGCAGACAAGATTGACGACAAGGATACAGAAAACCTGTCAAATGAAATAGCAAAGAAGATACAGGATGAAATGACTTATCCGGGACAGGTAAAGATCACGGTTATTCGTGAAACTCGTGCCGTAAGTTACGCGAAATAA
- a CDS encoding LTA synthase family protein gives MSKRLIFLLAVFALWLPVFAIQKPLFMLYHALENSCSLTDYLQVILHGVLLDCTISGYLTVIPLLCVLVSIWLPGSVYKKILKGYFLIIAILVAAIYAVDVALYGYWGFRLDATLFFYLQSPKDALASVPLKTFALQLVMFAAYAWVIYWLFKRLIIPLFPSTPVRRRLGGTIVILLVGGILFIPIRGGVTTSTANVGMVYFSKNQFLNHAAINPTFSLIASMSKQQDFAAQFNFFPEEERQKRYTTLTQYNDSLTNNAEKTELLTTDRPNILIILLESFTANAIEAVGGEAGITPNLNRLSKEGVTFTNMYANSFRTDRGLVAVLNGYLAQPTTSIMKYPAKSQTLPSIAKSLGEQGYTADMLYGGDINFTNMQSYFFGSGYSKITADRDFPLSSRLSKWGANDDITFSHLYESIRERNEKTPWLSTFLTLSSHEPFEVPFHHLEDPYLNSVAFTDSCIGSFVDKLKELPVWQNTLIVLISDHGYRYPSPMLDYEPRRFHIPMIWLGGAVKEPAIIDIYANQTDLAATLLSQLKLPHDQFTFSRDILDPGYPKYSFYTFSNGFGYIDSTGVSVYDNESNRPLLEKPSTDSKTRLDNGKVLLQTLYDDLGSR, from the coding sequence ATGAGTAAACGATTGATCTTCCTTTTGGCAGTGTTCGCCCTCTGGCTTCCGGTTTTCGCTATCCAGAAACCGTTGTTCATGCTATACCATGCTTTAGAGAACAGCTGTTCTCTAACTGATTACCTACAGGTAATCTTACATGGAGTATTACTGGATTGTACAATCAGCGGATATCTGACTGTCATTCCTCTTCTTTGTGTACTGGTATCGATCTGGCTGCCGGGCTCTGTCTATAAAAAAATATTGAAAGGTTACTTTCTTATTATTGCAATCCTTGTGGCAGCAATTTATGCCGTCGATGTCGCATTATACGGTTATTGGGGATTTCGACTGGATGCGACCTTGTTCTTTTACCTGCAATCACCCAAAGATGCGCTGGCCAGTGTGCCGCTAAAAACTTTCGCCCTGCAACTGGTGATGTTCGCAGCCTATGCATGGGTCATCTACTGGCTATTCAAACGGTTGATCATTCCATTGTTTCCCTCTACCCCAGTGCGCAGGCGATTAGGCGGAACAATCGTTATCCTGCTGGTAGGCGGCATCCTGTTCATCCCTATCCGGGGAGGTGTAACTACTTCTACAGCAAATGTCGGCATGGTTTATTTCAGCAAGAACCAATTCCTGAACCACGCTGCGATCAACCCGACATTCAGCCTGATCGCATCGATGAGTAAACAACAGGACTTTGCCGCACAGTTCAATTTCTTTCCCGAAGAAGAAAGACAGAAACGTTACACTACACTCACCCAATACAACGATAGCCTGACAAACAATGCGGAAAAGACAGAACTGCTGACTACCGACCGTCCCAATATCCTTATCATCCTTTTGGAAAGCTTCACAGCCAATGCTATTGAAGCTGTCGGTGGAGAAGCAGGCATCACTCCCAATCTAAACAGGCTAAGTAAAGAAGGGGTAACATTCACTAATATGTATGCCAACTCTTTCCGTACCGATCGCGGACTGGTGGCTGTACTGAACGGATACCTGGCACAACCTACAACTTCCATCATGAAATATCCGGCTAAAAGCCAGACACTCCCATCCATTGCCAAAAGCCTTGGTGAACAGGGATACACAGCCGATATGCTTTATGGCGGAGATATCAACTTCACCAATATGCAGAGTTATTTCTTCGGTTCCGGATACAGCAAGATCACGGCCGATCGCGACTTTCCGCTAAGCAGCCGCCTAAGCAAATGGGGAGCTAACGATGATATTACTTTTTCTCATCTGTATGAATCGATCAGGGAGAGGAACGAAAAGACTCCATGGCTCAGCACTTTCCTGACGTTAAGCAGCCATGAACCATTTGAAGTGCCTTTCCATCACCTGGAAGATCCTTACCTCAACTCTGTTGCTTTCACGGACAGTTGTATCGGTAGCTTTGTCGACAAACTGAAAGAACTGCCTGTTTGGCAGAATACGTTGATCGTATTGATATCCGACCACGGCTATCGCTACCCTTCACCCATGCTTGATTATGAACCTCGCCGTTTCCATATCCCGATGATATGGCTGGGCGGAGCAGTCAAAGAGCCGGCAATCATTGACATATATGCTAATCAAACAGACCTGGCTGCTACACTATTAAGTCAGTTGAAACTGCCGCACGATCAGTTCACATTCAGCCGGGATATACTTGATCCGGGCTATCCGAAGTATTCCTTCTATACATTCTCAAACGGTTTTGGATATATAGACAGTACTGGCGTCTCAGTCTACGATAATGAAAGTAACAGGCCGCTATTGGAAAAGCCTTCGACAGACAGCAAAACCCGTCTGGATAACGGGAAAGTTCTTCTACAAACACTGTATGACGATTTAGGTAGCCGGTAA